The sequence CATCGCCTACGTCCACGGCGTCATCTGGATGGCCGCCCTCAAGGGCGAACGCCTGTGGCGCGTCCCCCTGCGGGGCACCCGGGCCGCGGCCGCCCCGCAGTCCTTCCTCACCGGTGCCTACGGCCGTCTGCGCACAGTCGCCCCGGCGGGCGACGGCAAGCTGTGGCTGATCACGAACAACACGGACGGGCGGGGGCATCCGAAGAAGGGCGACGACAGGATCCTGGAGCTTCAGGTGAGTTAGCCGCGCCTACGACTCCTCGGGCCCCTCCGGCTCCGGCTCGGCCTCCGGCTCCTGCTCGGCCTCCGGCTCCGGGGCGGACAGGCGGATGACCGCCTTGCCGGAGGTGAGGTCTATGGGACCGCGGCCGGGGTCGCTGTCGCCGACCTCCTCCCGGCTCAGTTCGAGGCGGTTCTGCTCGTCGCGGGTGTGCCCCCGACCGGGCGTGAACAGTTCGCTGAAGGCGTCGAACACGGTTCCTCCCCCTTGCCGGTTGTCCCCGGACCACCGCCATTGTCCCGCGCCCCGCACACACAAGGGGCCTCGGGGACCCGTGACATGTGCACGAACTCCCTGAGGCCCCTGTGCTTCGGGGGCTACCGCCCGCTCAGCCCGCCGACGGCAGCGCCAGCAGCGCGTCCGAGTACTTCAGGACCGCCAGCAGCAGCCCGATGACGCCGAGCGAGACGCCGGCCCAGGCCACCGACTTGATCCAGGGCGCCTGCGGGCGGCCGGGGGTGCCGAAGGCGGGGCGGGCGAGGACGACCACGCCGGTGATCAGCGCGAGCAGCGCGAAGAAGCCGGCCCACAGCGCGGTGGTGTGCCAGGAGTCGCCGTAGACCGCCTTGATCTGGGTGGCGACGCCCGCCGTGGAGGACGTCCGCAGCTGGCCGATGAGCTGCTGGCGGGCGCCCGCGACCGTGCCGATCCAGCCGCCGCTGAGCGAGACCAGGCCCAGCGCGGCGGCGACCACGGCACCGGCGCCCTGGCCGACCCCGGAGGTCGCCTTGGCGTCCGCCGCGTCGTCCTCGAACTCGTCCGCGGGCCCGTCCGGTGTCTCCCCGGCCCGCTCCCCGGCCGTCTCCCCGGCGGGCGCGCCGTCGGCCGCCGCCCCGGTGCTCCCGGCCGCCGCCGCGCCCTCGGTCTCCGTCTTCCCCGCGGTGTCCCGCGCCGCGGTCTCGACCCCCTGTGCCGTCTCGTCGTCGTGCTGCGCCGCCGTCGTACCGGCCGCGGCGTCTTCCGATGTCTTCGTTGCCATGGCAACAACCGTACGGACGCCGTCTGAGAGGTCGCTTAATGATCGTCAATGGGCGTGTTGCGCGGCGCCCTCGCCTGCCGTGGGCCATTCGGGGGCCAGCACCGACCAGATCTCGGTGCTGGTGCGCTCCCCGTCGTGCGGGTAGTTCTCGCGCAGTACACCCTCACGGGTCATGCCGAGCCGCCGGGCCACGTTGATGCTGGGCTGGTTGCCGGTGGCCACCCGCCACTCCACGCGGTGCATCCCGCGCGTCTCGAACGCCCAGTCGATCAGGAGCCGCATGCCCCGGGTGACGAGCCCCCGCCCGGCCGCCGCCGGCTCCAGCCAGCAGCCGGCCTCGCACACCCCGCCCGGCGTGTCCCAGGTGCGGAAGAGCAGCCCGCCGACGAGTGTCCCGTCCTGCCAGATGCCGTGCAGCGCGCCGGTGTCGGTGGCGCGCTTCTCGCCGTACGACCTCAGGTAGGCGCGGGCGCCCTCCAGGTCGGCCACCACCTCCGGCAGTCCGATGTGCCGACCGATGAACGCGCGGCCCCGGTCGATGTTGGCCAGCATCTCCTCGGCGTGCCAGATCTCCAACGGGCGCAGTTCGGCGCCGTCACCCAGGGATATCGCGTACATCGCGCTGTGCTTCCTTCTGCTGTTCGTGGATCCGGTCCCCGCCGATCCGCTCGGCCGGGATCCGTCCGAGCCTCTCATGCGCGGCGCGGCACTCCGGCGGCTCGATGCTGATGCGCGGCAGCCTGCGCTCCAGCCAGCCGGGCAGCCACCAGTTGGCGGCGCCGAGCAGATGCATCAGGGCGGGCACCAGGAGGGTGCGCAGCACGAAGGCGTCGAGGGCGACGGCGGCGGCGAGCGCGATGCCGAACATGGCGATCACACGGTCGCCGCTGAGCACGAAGGCCAGGAAGACCGAGATCATGATCACGGCGGCGGAGTTGATCACCCGGCTGGTCTCGGCGAGGCCCACGCGGACGGCGCGCCGGTTGTCGCCGGTCGCCAGCCACTCCTCGTACATCCGGCTGACCAGGAAGACCTGGTAGTCCATGGAGAGTCCGAAGAGCACCGAGACCATGATCACGGGCAGGAAGGGTTCGATGGGGCCCGCGCGGCCGAGGCCGAGCAGTTCGCTGCCCCAGCCCCACTGGAAGATGGCGACGACCACGCCGAACGCGGCGGCCACGGCGGCGATGTTCATCACGGCGGCCTTGAGCGGGATGCCGAGCGAGCGGAAGGCGACGAGCAGCAGCAGGCAGCCGAGCCCGATGACGGTGCCGACGAACAGGGGGAGTTTGCCGACTATCACGTCGGCGAAGTCGTCGTAGCTGGCGGTCACCCCGCCGACCTGGATGTCGAGGGAGGTGCCCTGCTCGGCGCGGGGCAGCACCGCCTCGCGCAGCCGGTCCACCAGGGCGCTGGTGTGCTGGGACTGGGGCGCGGAGCCGGGGACGACGGTCAGGTAGGCGGTCTCGCCGCCGGTGGCGTAGGCGACCGGGGTGGCGGAGGCGACGCCGGGGGTGGCGCGCAGGGTGGTGTCGAGGTTGTCCAGGGCGAGCCGGTCGGCGGCGCCGTCCACCCGGGTGACGAGGGTCAGCGGCCCGTTGACGCCGTGCCCGAAGCCGTCGGCGAGCAGGTCGTACGCCTTGCGGGTGGTGGAGGTGCGGGGGTCGTTGCCCTGGTCGGAGGTGCCGAGGTGGAGCGAGAGGGTGGGCAGGGCGAGCAGCGCGATCACGGCGACGGCGAG is a genomic window of Streptomyces sp. WP-1 containing:
- a CDS encoding DUF6191 domain-containing protein translates to MFDAFSELFTPGRGHTRDEQNRLELSREEVGDSDPGRGPIDLTSGKAVIRLSAPEPEAEQEPEAEPEPEGPEES
- a CDS encoding GNAT family N-acetyltransferase yields the protein MYAISLGDGAELRPLEIWHAEEMLANIDRGRAFIGRHIGLPEVVADLEGARAYLRSYGEKRATDTGALHGIWQDGTLVGGLLFRTWDTPGGVCEAGCWLEPAAAGRGLVTRGMRLLIDWAFETRGMHRVEWRVATGNQPSINVARRLGMTREGVLRENYPHDGERTSTEIWSVLAPEWPTAGEGAAQHAH
- a CDS encoding MMPL family transporter, translating into MAALARWCVRHRLIAVLLWLCAFGGATAAASVAGTSYSNDYSVPGTESGRAAQLLRTGFPGLGGDSDTVVWHTARGTVRAAHVERNMTTALDRIARLPGIASVDGPYDGQGGRQISADGRTAYATVTFARQAEDIGRNEAQAVVGAAKAAEGDGLQVELGGSAIGLTETPDDRTAEVVGVLVAAVVLFLAFGSLAASLLPIATALIGVGTAHAGIGLLGHAMTVADFAPMLGMLVGLGVGIDYALFIVTRHRRGLKRGLDVTEAAVSAVTTTGRAVVFAGATVCIALLGMLILRLSFLNGVAVAAGLTVILTVAASVTLLPALLSYLGPRALGRRERRRLAERGPRPEVPTGLAARWSALVERRPKLLGSLAVAVIALLALPTLSLHLGTSDQGNDPRTSTTRKAYDLLADGFGHGVNGPLTLVTRVDGAADRLALDNLDTTLRATPGVASATPVAYATGGETAYLTVVPGSAPQSQHTSALVDRLREAVLPRAEQGTSLDIQVGGVTASYDDFADVIVGKLPLFVGTVIGLGCLLLLVAFRSLGIPLKAAVMNIAAVAAAFGVVVAIFQWGWGSELLGLGRAGPIEPFLPVIMVSVLFGLSMDYQVFLVSRMYEEWLATGDNRRAVRVGLAETSRVINSAAVIMISVFLAFVLSGDRVIAMFGIALAAAVALDAFVLRTLLVPALMHLLGAANWWLPGWLERRLPRISIEPPECRAAHERLGRIPAERIGGDRIHEQQKEAQRDVRDIPG